A genome region from Dehalococcoidales bacterium includes the following:
- a CDS encoding DUF4332 domain-containing protein → MAKISDIEGIGPVYAEKLKVVDIRTVEKLLEAGATRKGRKAVAEKTGISDALILEWVNRADLFRIKGVGEEFSDLLEAAGVDTVKELAQRNAENLVVKIEEINTEKKLVRRTPNLDMVKGWIEQAKSLPRIVEY, encoded by the coding sequence ATGGCAAAAATTAGTGACATAGAGGGCATTGGGCCAGTATATGCAGAAAAACTGAAGGTAGTTGATATCCGAACAGTCGAGAAGCTTCTTGAAGCCGGCGCAACCCGGAAGGGCAGGAAGGCAGTTGCCGAAAAAACTGGGATAAGCGATGCTCTCATACTGGAATGGGTTAACCGTGCTGATTTGTTTCGCATCAAAGGCGTAGGCGAAGAGTTTAGTGATCTTTTGGAAGCAGCAGGTGTTGATACAGTTAAAGAACTTGCTCAGCGAAACGCTGAAAATCTAGTGGTAAAAATAGAGGAAATAAACACTGAGAAGAAATTGGTACGACGCACCCCTAATCTGGATATGGTAAAGGGCTGGATTGAACAAGCTAAATCACTACCTCGCATTGTTGAATATTAG
- a CDS encoding ribonuclease domain-containing protein, translating into MKTSLFNTLSRLFIVMLAVICTAIPAGCVDYSPENASTISIGSLPREAIDTLQLIKNGGPFPFRQDGATFHNFEGLLPEKPDGYYREYTVITPGSSDRGARRIVSGKNGEYYYTEDHYASFKLILE; encoded by the coding sequence GTGAAAACAAGCCTGTTTAACACACTATCACGGCTATTCATAGTAATGCTTGCTGTAATTTGCACGGCTATACCAGCCGGATGTGTTGACTATAGCCCGGAAAATGCCTCCACGATATCCATTGGTTCTCTTCCTCGCGAGGCTATAGATACATTACAGCTGATAAAAAACGGGGGACCTTTTCCATTCAGGCAAGATGGTGCTACCTTTCATAATTTTGAAGGATTGCTGCCAGAAAAGCCAGATGGATATTACCGAGAATATACTGTCATAACCCCTGGATCGTCAGATCGTGGAGCTCGGAGAATTGTATCAGGAAAAAACGGGGAATATTATTACACTGAAGATCATTATGCTAGTTTTAAACTAATTCTGGAGTAA
- a CDS encoding barstar family protein has protein sequence MEDNWSSFLSYWQNTGLHFLPIHDGEDTEIQKAAAENNLKVTTINMQRVIRKQTFLRKMAKGLEFPAHFGYNWDALFDCLTDLSLSGADGHVILIYNLQLLESKAPADFKIIRKVFETAADYWHSHQMRFFIIISEKSSLSNKVPNDR, from the coding sequence ATGGAGGACAATTGGAGTAGTTTTTTAAGTTATTGGCAAAATACCGGGCTCCATTTCTTGCCGATTCATGATGGTGAAGATACTGAAATTCAGAAAGCAGCAGCTGAAAACAACCTAAAAGTCACAACAATAAACATGCAAAGGGTGATTCGTAAGCAAACCTTTCTTAGAAAGATGGCTAAAGGGTTGGAATTCCCTGCACATTTCGGATATAACTGGGATGCGCTTTTTGATTGCTTGACCGATCTTTCCTTGTCAGGGGCTGATGGGCACGTGATCCTGATTTACAACTTACAGTTGCTGGAGAGTAAAGCTCCTGCTGATTTCAAGATAATCAGGAAAGTGTTCGAAACCGCGGCTGATTACTGGCATTCTCACCAAATGCGTTTTTTTATAATTATTAGTGAAAAATCCTCCCTTTCAAATAAGGTGCCGAATGACAGGTAA